The Chitinophaga lutea genome contains the following window.
CAAAGCAGGGTAACGGCGTTTATCCTGCGCACGAGCTCGCGGAAACTGCAGCCGATTGCGAGCACTGCACGCTGGAAGATTGCGCCTTTGCCCAGCCGGCTGGAAGACGGGATGCCGGGTGTGGGATTTCCCTGCTGGCATGTAGAGCTATTAAAAGTGCGCAACGGTTATCCCGGGATGTGGAAAGTGGAATGGCTGGCAGATCACTTCGTAGTGTTGCCCGAACGTCCTGTGGCTGTGCCGGAGCGTCCTGCGGCGGCTGCTATAGCGGAACGCCAGGTGCTTACGGTAGTGGCCGGGCGAAAGCGGGAAGTGGGGTAGAAAGCAGGTGCTGTTGGAAACGAAATGTGGGATGGGGGAATTGAGTGCATTTGGACGGAATATGTGTTTGGCTGGAATATTAGTGCCATCCGCATAAAAAAATCAGCAAAGAAGATTATGTGAATATGCGATGATGATAAAGAAGTAAGGGATAAGGTGTTACTTGACGGAACTGTTCATTTCGGACGGCTCCTGGTCATCGAATGAGAAACTTGACACGATGGCAAAGCGATATGTTGCAATATGGTTCCGCCATTTGATGACGGACTGGATGATTCGCCGCCAGCCTGCACTGAAGGATATTCCTTTTGTATTGGCAATCGCTGTGCATGGCCGGATGGTGGTGGATGCCGCCAGCAAAACCGCCGGCATGCAGGGGATCACTACAGGCACGCCAGTAGCTGATGCAAAGGCGATAGTGCCGGGTTTGGAGGTGTTTGACAGCCGCCCGGGCGCGGAAGCAAAACTGCTCAAAGCATTGGGGGAATGGTGTATCCGTTATACGCCGGAAGTGGGAGTGGACCTGCCGGATGGCCTGATGCTGGATGTCAGCGGATGTGCGCATCTGTGGGGCGGAGAACGGGCTTATTTGAAAGAGATCGTCATCAAGCTGAGATCGCTGGGATACGATGCCCGCGCGGCGATGGCAGACACGATCGGCGCGGCCTGGGCTGTGGCGCGTTACGGGCAGACATCACCCCTCATCAACAGCGGAGAACAACTGCAGGCAATACTTCCCCTGCATCCCGCTTCGTTGCGTCTCGAGCCTGAGGTGGTAGTGCGGTTGCAGAAGCTGGGATTTCACCGTATCGCCGGCTTCATCAATATGCCGCGTGGAGTGCTGCGAAGACGTTTCGGGGAGGGGTTGTTGCTACGACTGGGGCAGGCGCTGGGCGAAGAAGAGGAATTTCTGCAGCTTATTTATATCCACCCGCCTTATCAGGAAAGACTGCCTTGCCTGGAGCCGATCACAACGGCGACCGGGATCGGGATTGCCGTTAAACGTTTACTGGAAACACTTTGCAAAC
Protein-coding sequences here:
- a CDS encoding Y-family DNA polymerase; this encodes MAKRYVAIWFRHLMTDWMIRRQPALKDIPFVLAIAVHGRMVVDAASKTAGMQGITTGTPVADAKAIVPGLEVFDSRPGAEAKLLKALGEWCIRYTPEVGVDLPDGLMLDVSGCAHLWGGERAYLKEIVIKLRSLGYDARAAMADTIGAAWAVARYGQTSPLINSGEQLQAILPLHPASLRLEPEVVVRLQKLGFHRIAGFINMPRGVLRRRFGEGLLLRLGQALGEEEEFLQLIYIHPPYQERLPCLEPITTATGIGIAVKRLLETLCKRLETENKGLRTAVLKCYRVDGITVQADIGTGHASHNAAHLYKLFELKIPAIEPALGIELFVLEAPEVEEASPPQEKLWAAGPGLENAVVAELLDRLAGKIGAEAICRFLPAEHYWPERSAKPAASIQDKPATGWRLDRPRPVLLLPNPELIRVSAPIPDYPPMLFHYRGKLHRVKKADGPERIEREWWLDPGEHRDYYTVEDEEGRRYWVFRSGHYDKDRHHHWFMHGFFA